CCCAGCCACCCGGCGGCGGTCGCGGTGGCGAAGACCATCCGGAAGTGCGGTTCCGGTGACGCCCGAACGATCGATGCCCGAAGGGGCGCCGTGGGCCGGCCGGCGGGTCGTGTTGCGGCGCCCCTCGTTGGGCCCGGTTCCGAGGGAACTCTCAACAGCGTTATTCACTGGCTGCCGGCATCAGAGGCCGGGATGATCCATCCGTAAGCGGTCTGCCGTGCCCGGTTGTCGGGGATGAAGGAAACCGACATGACCGTTCCGGGCGGCCGCGGCTGCATTGTGCCTGCGATGTGCGCGGTGGCGACTCGCACGGCGGCCGGGGTTCGAGACGGGCAAACGCTGCGGCAAGCGCATTTCGATGAAGGAGGACGTGCCGGGTGAACGACCACCACGAGGTTCCGTCGCTGCTGGAAGGGATCGCCACGGCGATGTCGGAGGCGATCGGCCGGGTCCGTGAGGACCTGGCCGGGGCGAATCCGGTGGTGCGACGATCCGAGCACGCCGATTTCCAGTCCAACGCCGCGCTGGCACTGGCCAGGCGCGTCGGTGCCGGGCCCCGCGACCTGGCGGCGGACATCGCGGCCGCGCTCGATGGCGAAGCCGACGGGCCGATCGCGTCGGCGGTGCCGTCCGGGCCGGGGTTCCTCAACCTCACCGTCGCCCAGGACGCGCTCTGGGCGCAGGTGGCGGCCCGGCTGGCCGACCCGCGGCTGGGCGTGGGCACGCCCGAGCGGGGACGTCGGACCGTGATCGACTACTCCGCGCCCAACATCGCCAAGGAGATGCACGTCGGGCACCTGCGGACGACGGTCATCGGCGACAGCCTCGCCCGCGTGCTGGGCTTCCTCGGCGCGGACGTGGTGCGCCAGAACCACCTGGGCGATTTCGGCACGCAGTTCGGCATGCTGATCCAGTACCTCGACGAGCACCCCGACGCCGCCTGGCACCAGGACGAGCTGGACGGCGGGACGTCCGCGGTCTCGGCGCTGGACGGCCTGTACCGGTCGGCGCGCGCGGAGTTCGACGCCGACCCGGCCTTCGCCGACCGGGCCCGCTCCCGGGTCGTCGCACTGCAGTCCGGCGAGCCGGCGACCGTCGCGGCGTGGAAGGACATCGTGGCCGAGTCCGAGCGGTCCTTCCGCGCGGTCTACGACCGGTTGGGCGTGCTGCTCACGCCGGAGGACTCGGTCGGGGAGTCGTTCTACCACCCGATGCTGGGCGACACCGTCGCGGAGCTGGTCGACGCGGGCCTGGTCGTGGAGAGCGAGGACGCGTTGGTGTTCTACTCCAGCGAGGTGTCCGGTCCCGAGGGCAGGCCGGTGACCCTGATGGTGCGCAAACGCGACGGCGGGTACGGCTACGACGCCACCGACCTGGCCACCATCCGCTACCGCATCCGCGACCTCGAGGCGGACCGGTTGGTCTACGTCACCGACTCGCGTCAGGCGCTGCACTTCCGGCTCGTGTTCGAGGCGGCCCGTCGCGCCGGGTGGCTCACCGGCGGGGTCGGCGCGGAGCACGTCGCCTACGGCACGATCCTCGGCCCGGACGGGCGGCCGTTCAAGACCAGGGCGGGCGGCACCGTGCGCCTGACGGATCTGCTCGACGCCGCCGTGTCCCGGGCCCGCGCCGTCGTCGCGGACAAGAACCCCGACCTCGACCCCGCCGAACTGGACCGCATCGCCGAACAGGCGGGGATCGCTGCGGTCAAGTACGCCGACCTGTCGACCTCGCGGGTCAAGGACTACTCCTTCGACGTCGACCGGATGGTCTCCTTCACCGGCGACACCGGCGTCTACCTCCAGTACGCCCACGCCCGGATCAGCTCGATCCTGCGCCGCGCCGGCGACCCGGACACCGCGGTCGACAGCGTCGACAGCACCGTGCCGCTCCAGCCCGCCGAACGGACCCTCGCCCTGGAGCTCGACGCCTACGGCACCGTCCTCGACGAGGTCGCGACCACCCTGGAACCGCACCGGCTCTGCGGCTACCTCTACGACCTGGCCCGCGCCTTCACCGCCTTCTACGAGGCGTGCCCGGTCCTCAAGGCCGAAGACCCCGTCCGCGGCAACCGGCTGGCCCTGTGCCGGCTCGCGGTGCGCACCCTGGGCCACGGACTCGACCTGCTGGGGATCGTCGCACCGGACCGCATGTGATCCGCCGAGCAGGTGGTCGAGCGGGTCCGCGGACTCCGGCGGTGTGGCGAACCGCCGACACGGACGAGCCCGCCCTCGCGGTCCTGCTCGGCACCGGCCTGGTTCGTCGCTGTGCGGGTGCGGAGGCGGGGGCCGACGACCGGTTGGCGGCGTCCGAGAAGAGGTGTCGGGCGTCCGAACGGCAGGTGGACAATGCGCCGTGGAGGTGGTGGTTGGTTCTCGTGCCCTGTACTCCACCGACCCGTCCGACGCGCAGCGGAAACGGCTGGCCCGGCTCGTTCCGGCGGTGGAGCCGGGTGGTCGTCCGCCGGTGCGCTCGCGGCGGGAGATCGTCAACGCGCTGTCCTACCGGGTGCGGTCCGGGTGCGCCTGGCGGCTGCTGCCGCACGATCTGCCGCCGTGGCAGGCGGTGTACCACTACTGGTGGACCTGGCGACAGGCAGGGCGGTGGGAGCGGATCTCGTCGGCGTTGCGCCGACGGGACCACCGTCGGGTGGGCCGAAACCTCGTGCCCAGTGTCGGGGTGATCGGCGGTCGGAGCGTGCGGGGCATCGACGGTGGCGGGTGGCACGGCCACGACGGTGACCAAGCGGCATCGGGGTCAAGTCCCGAGCGCATCATCCGGGTTCCGGTGGCTGCCGGGGAACACCGCGCAGCGCGACGCGCTGGTATCAGCGCACGTGGTAAACGGCGGCCGCGTCCGTGCGGCAGCGTGGATCAACGGCCGCGTCCGCAGTCGGATGATCCGCGCGCCGACTGCGGGACTCCTGGCGGAGCGACGCTCTACGACGTCCGATCCGCCAGAAGTTCCCTCGTCCCGTCATCACGGCCCTCGGCCGCCGCGGTCCGCGATGGGCTCGCTCACGCCCCGTCGGTCGGGCGGTCAGGCGCCTGGACTCGCCCACCGCACGATGGCCGGCATCGGGAGGCACACGGCCGCCAGGACGCCGCCCAGCACCAGCCAACCGGGGAGGCCCTGCTCCAGGCACACTGCCGCCAGGATCGCCGGACCGGCGGCGTTGGCCGCGCCTTGGCCCAGTCCGAAGATGCCGGCGTACTGGCCCTGGGCGTGCGGTTGGGCCAGGCTGAAGGCCAGTTCGAACGACGCCGCCGCGTGCCACAGTTCGCCGAAGGTGTAGCTCACCACGGCGACCAGGAGCACCACGACCGCCGGCCACGTGGGCAGGGTCGCCGTGGCGCCGATCAAGGCCGAGGCCACCAGCAGCGCCAGCCCTGCCCAGCGCATTCGCCTGCCGGCGGACCGGGGGTCGACCACGCCTCGGCTCAGGCGGACCTGGAGGCCCACCACCAGGGCACCGTTGAGGATGAAAACCGCGGTGATGGCGGCCCGGGGGACGGTGGTGCTGTCCACGATCCACAGCGGCAGGGCGAAGGCCGGGATGGCCAGGTGCACCGAGATCAGACCGTTGACGAGCGCTACCGCGAGGTACGGACGGTCGGTCAGGGCCACCCAGCGGCGTTGGGCCGGCTCCACCGGCAGCGGGTCGACGTGGGGCAGCCTGGTCAGGATCGCGCACGCCAGCAGGAAGGTGAACGCACTGCTCAGGATCAACGCCACGTAGACCGGGCCGGTGTCCAGCTGGATGCCGATGGTGGCGATGAGGATGCCCGCCATGACGCCCACGTTGGTGACGGCGCGTTGGTAGGACAGGAACCACGTCGAGCGGTCACCGGCCAGTGCCCTGATGAGCGGGGCGCGGCTGGCCGAGCCCGCCGCCCCCACCAAGGCCGTCAGCAGTGAGACCAGGGCCAGGGCCCAGAAGGTGCGGGCCACGACGAAGCCCGCGGTGGCCGCCGCGCCGCAGAGCATGACGCCGATGTGGACCTGTTTGGGACCTCTGCGATCGGCTACGTGGCCGACCAGGGGTCCGGCGACGAGCCCGGCCGCCGCCCCCACGGTCAGCGCCAGCCCCACCTCCACCGCGGACATGCCGACGATGCGGGTCAGGTACAGGGTGGAGCTCCCGAGGAGGATGCCGCCGCCGACGGTCACCACGAGGACGGAGCCGACCAGTGCGCGTTGCGGACCCGGTGGGGGTAACAGCTGGTTGAGCAGGCGCCGGGCCCTGGTCGGCGGTTCGGGGTCGAGGGCGCGGGGCCGGCCCGCGCCCGTCCGCTCGCTCATTCGCCGGCGTAGAGCCAGTCGCGGTACTCGCGGTCCGGCGACTGGCGGCGCTGCCACGCCCACCGTTCGCCGCTGGTGAGCCCCGGCTCGGCGACGAAGAGGCGGTCGCGGAACCAGTCGCGCAGCTCGGCCACCCGGATCTCGAACTCCTCGACGGTCCCGGTGACGACCAGCAGGGCGCCCAGCATGTCGGCGGACGCCGAGAAGTTGGAGTTGAGGTTCGCGCCCGGCGGCACGTACATCTGGGCGAACGCCACGTTCGGCTGAGCGACCAGTTCGTCCGCGGTCGGGTAGCCGAACACGGTGCCCTCGGGGCCGTAGAGGGCGGCGCAGCCGACGACGTCGGGGTTGACCTTGACCACGAGTTCCGGCTTGTGGCCCAGCGCGCCGAGCAGGGCGGCTTCACCCATGTCGACGTTGAACTTGGCCATCACCTGCTCCTGCGTGAGGGCGCCACCGCGGCGGGCGGCGCACTCGCTGAACACGATGCGACCGGTGCCCTCCTCCTGGAACAGCTCCATGTGGAAGACGCCGTCCTGGAGGCCGAGCGCGGCGATCGCGTCGCGGACCACGGGGTCGGCGGCCCGGTAGGCGTCCGACTCCTGGACCGGGTCCAGGCGCCGCAGCGAGATCGGCACCTGGCCGGTGATCGCGTCCAGGCACGGCTGGGTGTACGCGCCCAGGCCGTAGAACAGCACCTCACCGCCGAAGACGACACCCTCGGCCATCCACTCCGAGCCGGGGATGTACTCCTCCAGCAGGAACGTCCGGTTGGTCTCCTTCTTCTCCCGGGCGGTGCGGCTCGCGGCCTCCAGGTCCTTGCGCTCGCGGACCACGCTGGTGGAGGTGGTGCCGCCGCCCGCGATGGGCTTGAGCACGGCCTGCTCGAACTCGAACTTGACGTCCTCGACGTGGTAGATGTCCTCGATGACCTCGCAGCGGGCGACCGGGACACCCGCTTCCCGCAACCTGGCCTTCTGCAACGACTTGTCGCGGAACAGCAGCGCCGTGGTCGGGTCGATCGACCGGCAGCCCAGGGCGCGGCCCAGCACGGCCGCGGTCACCACGGAGAACTCCCAGGTGGTCTGCACCGCGTCGAACTTCTTGTCGCCGAAGCCCGCCCGGTGCAGCGCCGCGAGGCAGTCCTCCGATTTGGTCACGTCGTCGACGCGAATCATGGTGCCACCGGGTGGCACCTGGATGCGACCGGAGTCATATGCCCCCGAATTGCACAGCAACACCGCTTCGACGTTGCGCCGTTCGCACGCCCGCAACACATACGGGTCGGCGCCGATCAACAGAACGGACGTCCCAGTCACGTACCCCTCCAGAGTTCTGTTCACTTCCAATATTCGGAAGCCGCGTCATGCTATCGCCCGCGGAGCCCGCGGTGAGCGAATATTCCGCGCCGCGCAAACGATGAACGCACAGTGACGCACTCGCCGGTCACCGTGGGCTCTATTCACCCGAATGTCCGTACCCCCTCGTTCGATGTTCACGACGGGTGTCCGCCATGCCCCCTCAACAGGAACGTTCGCCACGAACGCGCCGATCGGGCGATCGGGGACGCGCAGTGCACTTCGGCACACCGAAACGGTTCCGACGAAAACCCGCGCCGACCCGCCACCCGGACTTCACGCCGCAGCGGGCGCACGTGCGCGCACACCGCCGCCGGACCTTTCGGACATTCGGGTAAGCAACTCGCCGATCAGCTCATCGTACGACGCTCCCGCGTCGGAACGGCGAGGTTTCGACAGACCG
This portion of the Saccharothrix syringae genome encodes:
- the argS gene encoding arginine--tRNA ligase; the encoded protein is MNDHHEVPSLLEGIATAMSEAIGRVREDLAGANPVVRRSEHADFQSNAALALARRVGAGPRDLAADIAAALDGEADGPIASAVPSGPGFLNLTVAQDALWAQVAARLADPRLGVGTPERGRRTVIDYSAPNIAKEMHVGHLRTTVIGDSLARVLGFLGADVVRQNHLGDFGTQFGMLIQYLDEHPDAAWHQDELDGGTSAVSALDGLYRSARAEFDADPAFADRARSRVVALQSGEPATVAAWKDIVAESERSFRAVYDRLGVLLTPEDSVGESFYHPMLGDTVAELVDAGLVVESEDALVFYSSEVSGPEGRPVTLMVRKRDGGYGYDATDLATIRYRIRDLEADRLVYVTDSRQALHFRLVFEAARRAGWLTGGVGAEHVAYGTILGPDGRPFKTRAGGTVRLTDLLDAAVSRARAVVADKNPDLDPAELDRIAEQAGIAAVKYADLSTSRVKDYSFDVDRMVSFTGDTGVYLQYAHARISSILRRAGDPDTAVDSVDSTVPLQPAERTLALELDAYGTVLDEVATTLEPHRLCGYLYDLARAFTAFYEACPVLKAEDPVRGNRLALCRLAVRTLGHGLDLLGIVAPDRM
- a CDS encoding ATP-grasp domain-containing protein; translated protein: MTKSEDCLAALHRAGFGDKKFDAVQTTWEFSVVTAAVLGRALGCRSIDPTTALLFRDKSLQKARLREAGVPVARCEVIEDIYHVEDVKFEFEQAVLKPIAGGGTTSTSVVRERKDLEAASRTAREKKETNRTFLLEEYIPGSEWMAEGVVFGGEVLFYGLGAYTQPCLDAITGQVPISLRRLDPVQESDAYRAADPVVRDAIAALGLQDGVFHMELFQEEGTGRIVFSECAARRGGALTQEQVMAKFNVDMGEAALLGALGHKPELVVKVNPDVVGCAALYGPEGTVFGYPTADELVAQPNVAFAQMYVPPGANLNSNFSASADMLGALLVVTGTVEEFEIRVAELRDWFRDRLFVAEPGLTSGERWAWQRRQSPDREYRDWLYAGE
- a CDS encoding MFS transporter; its protein translation is MSERTGAGRPRALDPEPPTRARRLLNQLLPPPGPQRALVGSVLVVTVGGGILLGSSTLYLTRIVGMSAVEVGLALTVGAAAGLVAGPLVGHVADRRGPKQVHIGVMLCGAAATAGFVVARTFWALALVSLLTALVGAAGSASRAPLIRALAGDRSTWFLSYQRAVTNVGVMAGILIATIGIQLDTGPVYVALILSSAFTFLLACAILTRLPHVDPLPVEPAQRRWVALTDRPYLAVALVNGLISVHLAIPAFALPLWIVDSTTVPRAAITAVFILNGALVVGLQVRLSRGVVDPRSAGRRMRWAGLALLVASALIGATATLPTWPAVVVLLVAVVSYTFGELWHAAASFELAFSLAQPHAQGQYAGIFGLGQGAANAAGPAILAAVCLEQGLPGWLVLGGVLAAVCLPMPAIVRWASPGA